The following are encoded together in the Kwoniella europaea PYCC6329 chromosome 1, complete sequence genome:
- a CDS encoding transcription initiation factor IIA subunit 2, which translates to MSGGQSYYEFYRGSSIGTALTDALDELITQGDIPPQLAMRVLQQFDKSLTECLQKGVKNKTTVKGHLATYRLCDDVWTFVIKDPQFKMEGVGAGAETVTAPKIKIVACKSGDAPEGKKSGAKSNDFA; encoded by the exons ATGTCGGGTGGTCAGAGTTATTACGAATTCTATAGGGGATCAAG TATCGGTACAGCCCTTACGGATGCTCTGGACGAACTGATCACTCAGGGTGATATCCCACCTCAACTAGCTATGAGGGTATTACAGCAG TTCGATAAATCCCTAACTGAATGTCTGCAGAAAGGAGTTAAGAATAAAACTACCGTGAAA GGTCATTTGGCAACTTATAGATTATGTGACGATGTATGGACATTCGTCATTAAAGATCCGCAGTTTaagatggaaggtgtaggtgcagg GGCCGAAACGGTAACAGCGCCAAAGATCAAAATTGTAGCTTGTAAGAGTGGTGATGCACCTGAAGGGAAGAAGAGCGGTGCGAAGAGTAATGATTTTGCTTAA
- a CDS encoding eukaryotic translation initiation factor 6: protein MAVRTQFENSTDIGVFSKLTNAYCLTALASSTNFYSVFESELADVIPIVHTTIGGTRIVGRLTAGNRHGLLVPSTTTDQELQHLRNSLPPSVAIQRIEERLSALGNVIACNDYVALVHPDIDRETEEIIADTLKVEVFRQTVASNVLVGSYCALSNQGGLVHPKTSRSELDELSSLLQVPLVAGTVNRGSEVIGAGLVVNDWCAFTGLDTTATEISVIEATFRLQGQTSAAVINEMRDSLIDHYA, encoded by the exons atgGCCGTCA GAACCCAATTTGAAAACTCGACAGATATCGGAGTATTCTCCAAACTCACCAACGC TTACTGCTTAACGGCCTTAGcatcatcaaccaacttCTACTCCGTCTTTGAATCCGAACTGGCCGACGTCATCCCAATCGTCCACACCACAATCGGAGGAACACGTATAGTCGGTCGATTAACCGCTGGAAACAGACACGGTCTATTGGTACCTTCCACAACGACGGATCAGGAACTACAACATCTTCGAAattcccttcctccctctGTAGCGATCCAGCGAATCGAAGAGAGGCTGAGTGCATTGGGAAACGTAATAGCATGTAATGATTATGTCGCCTTGGTTCATCCTGATATAGATAGAGAGACGGAAGAGATCATTGCGGATACGTTGAAAGTGGAAGTTTTCAGACAGACCGTTGCTTCTAATGTATTGGTGGGAAGTTATTGTGCTTTGTCGaaccag GGAGGCCTCGTTCACCCCAAAACATCTCGATCCGAACTCGACGAATTATCATCCTTACTTCAAGTACCATTAGTAGCTGGAACAGTCAACAGAGGATCAGAAGTCATAGGTGCAGGTTTGGTGGTTAACGATTGGTGTGCTTTCACCGGATTGGATACTACCGCTACTGAGATCAGTGTTATCGAAGCTACTTTCC GTCTCCAAGGTCAAACTTCCGCTGCTGTCATCAATGAAATGCGTGATTCCCTTATCGATCACTACGCATAA